In Sphingomonas psychrotolerans, the following proteins share a genomic window:
- a CDS encoding phage tail sheath subtilisin-like domain-containing protein, with product MSSFGETYAIPGVYRRPAERAEGFPRLRTDIAGFVGVAGVRHVGEAVAVDDWKSYVTAFRRDDFGNPVPAPAGSVLDGAVRDFFANGGRRLWIVNVAARLDEIDPQKLLNMMLGVDAIEPQGLELLLRQDEVSIVAVPELDARITVLRDRGAPEDLPGDPCFGPCVAANPANDRGPASGDQIERSERLFGDGDLLWAQRYLIDRLLRTSWRWIAILTPPPGRAADGAVDWRRALLKGTEGASVAALYWPWLLAQDSPGASVEERSPVGAVAGIYAQVDIAIGPHAAPANRPISGAVGLASEVGDEENALAYDAGVNVLRDFSGIGIQLWGARTLLWQDRGSRGEALSFVNARRCLSAICRSAEVIGQPMTFQPNTAILRIKLHQLMTDYLLRIFADGALKGATPEEAFFVEVPPVPDTPEGQLVCNIGIALAAPAEFIVFRIGRESGVIERAAAA from the coding sequence ATGAGCAGCTTCGGCGAAACCTATGCGATCCCCGGCGTCTATCGTCGGCCGGCCGAGCGTGCGGAGGGCTTTCCCCGCCTGCGCACCGACATCGCCGGATTCGTCGGGGTCGCGGGGGTTCGCCACGTCGGCGAGGCCGTCGCCGTCGATGACTGGAAAAGCTACGTCACTGCCTTCCGCCGCGACGATTTCGGTAACCCGGTGCCCGCGCCGGCTGGCAGTGTCCTCGATGGCGCGGTGCGCGACTTTTTCGCCAATGGCGGGCGGCGGCTGTGGATCGTCAACGTCGCGGCGCGCCTCGACGAGATCGATCCGCAAAAGCTGCTCAACATGATGCTCGGCGTGGATGCGATCGAGCCGCAGGGGCTTGAGTTGCTGCTTCGGCAGGACGAAGTGTCGATCGTCGCGGTTCCGGAGCTCGATGCGCGGATTACGGTGCTGCGGGATCGCGGCGCGCCCGAAGACCTTCCCGGCGATCCCTGCTTCGGCCCTTGCGTCGCCGCGAACCCCGCGAACGACCGCGGGCCGGCCAGCGGCGATCAGATCGAACGGAGCGAGCGGCTGTTCGGCGATGGCGATCTGCTTTGGGCACAGCGCTATCTGATCGATCGCCTGCTCCGCACGAGCTGGCGCTGGATCGCGATACTGACCCCGCCGCCCGGCCGGGCTGCGGACGGCGCGGTCGACTGGCGGCGCGCGCTGCTCAAGGGCACCGAAGGCGCCAGCGTCGCGGCGCTCTACTGGCCGTGGTTGCTGGCGCAGGACAGCCCGGGCGCGTCGGTCGAGGAACGCTCGCCGGTCGGCGCGGTCGCCGGCATCTACGCCCAGGTCGACATCGCGATCGGCCCCCACGCCGCCCCCGCAAACCGCCCGATATCGGGCGCCGTCGGCCTGGCAAGCGAAGTCGGCGACGAGGAAAACGCTCTTGCCTATGACGCCGGCGTCAACGTGCTGCGCGACTTCTCCGGCATCGGCATCCAGCTATGGGGCGCCCGGACCTTGCTGTGGCAGGACCGTGGATCGCGCGGCGAGGCGCTGTCCTTCGTCAATGCCCGGCGCTGCCTGTCGGCGATCTGCCGCAGCGCCGAGGTGATCGGCCAGCCGATGACCTTCCAGCCCAATACTGCGATCCTGCGCATCAAACTTCACCAGCTGATGACCGACTATTTGCTGCGGATCTTCGCCGACGGCGCGCTCAAGGGCGCCACGCCCGAGGAAGCCTTCTTCGTCGAGGTGCCGCCGGTGCCCGACACGCCCGAGGGTCAGCTCGTCTGCAATATCGGCATCGCGCTCGCCGCCCCCGCCGAGTTCATCGTCTTCCGCATCGGCCGGGAATCGGGCGTGATCGAAAGGGCAGCGGCGGCATGA
- a CDS encoding phage tail sheath family protein yields the protein MPEYLHPGVYIEETSYRGKPIQGVSTSTAGFVGAARKGPEGKAVFVPSFAHFRRLFGDPVTAPAGLGDYLGHSVKAFFENGGARCYVVRALAADALASTVAIEQGTALRLVDGAVARGPTRQLRLNSLRSVAAGSVLNVYTRVADSAPWVQTRTLTVESYDAVRGIATVDAASELPSGVVLDPVSTVFFVDGVAPANTNPGGGPEFTARHRGVDGDAISVLVRPRDRPAVALTAAGARRVDPTLDIAPAGLPLAAAQTTIEFTAPALRRLQTGDTISIGGSSGRVVQAVADGDVTFDNVGAGIDLSGGGVIRLIDRGGALDTPLELGAAPPAFAIDMTVAGPFGPTALPHDLAALLRPGDIVQVDDGGGNTGDVTISAVRVAEEIAPGAHVTLDSGLTAAEPPTARLTATVAAAGLVRLYVGDATGFAAPQRAGSPEAIAIRAGASTDTGHILLADAADNVLYLARPAGEFPTAVDTATWTDIDGLQAVADGQATVRVASTASFYSGAKVELDSGSEKFELIVLSVDAGSRTVTFVAGPALGAGNFIDLPADTADRRAYLRTSEIDVLVAENNVIKETFEGLTWNDDTATDAGLRFFAARINDAEIGSKLVTVVPAAGAGTDFADAPLTANGGWRSLGGGSNGSALTDMALIGEDNGPGKRTGIHALAERDDIAMVAVPGVTLETVQAALITHAELLRYRVAMLDCPPGAADVTEVQAHRNNYDSKYAAYYAPWLRALNDKSGRIESFPPAAYAMGICARTDNSVGVHKAPANEVVRNVVDVALPFTAAEQDVLNPVGVNLIRDLTPRGIRLWGARTISSDQEWKYLNFRRLFIFIEHSLDIGTQWVVFEPNAPALWKRVVETITPFLVTQWKAGALFGTTPEEAFFVHCDETTMTQDDIDNGRLVCEIGLAPVAPAEFVIFRIGQFTASTKA from the coding sequence ATGCCCGAATATCTGCATCCCGGCGTCTATATCGAGGAGACCTCGTATCGCGGAAAGCCGATCCAGGGAGTCAGCACCAGTACCGCAGGCTTCGTCGGCGCTGCGCGCAAGGGGCCAGAGGGCAAGGCGGTCTTCGTGCCCAGCTTCGCCCATTTCCGGCGCCTGTTCGGGGATCCGGTCACGGCACCGGCAGGACTGGGCGACTATCTCGGCCATTCGGTGAAGGCGTTCTTCGAGAATGGCGGCGCGCGTTGCTATGTGGTGCGGGCACTCGCCGCCGATGCGCTGGCTTCGACCGTCGCCATCGAGCAGGGCACGGCACTCCGCCTCGTCGATGGCGCCGTGGCGCGCGGACCGACGCGGCAGCTGCGCCTCAATTCGCTTCGCTCGGTCGCGGCCGGCAGCGTGCTCAACGTGTACACCCGCGTCGCGGACAGTGCGCCATGGGTGCAAACCCGTACCCTGACGGTGGAGAGTTACGACGCCGTTCGCGGGATCGCCACCGTCGATGCCGCGAGCGAACTGCCGAGCGGCGTCGTGCTGGACCCCGTTTCGACTGTATTCTTTGTTGACGGCGTCGCCCCGGCGAACACCAATCCCGGCGGCGGTCCCGAGTTCACGGCACGCCACCGCGGCGTCGACGGAGACGCGATCAGCGTGCTCGTCCGCCCGCGCGACCGCCCGGCAGTCGCGCTCACCGCCGCCGGCGCTCGGCGCGTCGATCCGACGCTCGACATCGCCCCGGCCGGATTGCCGCTCGCGGCGGCCCAGACGACGATCGAGTTCACCGCGCCCGCGCTGCGGCGCCTGCAGACCGGCGACACGATCAGCATTGGCGGATCGAGCGGGCGCGTCGTCCAGGCGGTCGCCGACGGCGACGTCACGTTCGACAATGTCGGCGCGGGGATCGACTTGTCCGGCGGCGGCGTGATCCGCCTCATCGACCGCGGCGGCGCGCTCGACACGCCGCTCGAACTCGGCGCGGCGCCGCCGGCCTTCGCCATCGACATGACCGTCGCGGGACCGTTCGGCCCGACCGCGCTGCCACACGACCTCGCGGCGCTGCTGCGCCCCGGCGATATCGTGCAGGTCGATGACGGCGGCGGCAACACCGGCGACGTCACCATCTCTGCCGTCCGCGTCGCCGAGGAGATCGCCCCCGGCGCCCATGTCACGCTCGATTCCGGCCTGACCGCGGCCGAGCCTCCAACCGCGCGGCTCACCGCCACCGTCGCCGCTGCCGGACTGGTCCGGCTGTATGTCGGCGATGCGACCGGCTTTGCCGCACCCCAGCGGGCGGGCTCGCCCGAGGCGATCGCAATCCGCGCCGGCGCTTCCACCGATACCGGCCATATCCTCCTCGCCGATGCTGCGGACAATGTCCTCTATCTCGCCCGGCCCGCCGGCGAGTTTCCGACGGCGGTCGACACCGCGACATGGACCGATATCGATGGCCTGCAGGCAGTCGCCGATGGCCAGGCCACAGTGCGCGTCGCCTCCACCGCCAGCTTCTACAGCGGAGCCAAGGTCGAGCTCGACAGCGGCAGCGAGAAGTTCGAGCTCATCGTGCTTTCCGTCGACGCCGGATCGCGCACGGTGACTTTCGTCGCCGGCCCCGCGCTCGGCGCGGGCAATTTCATCGACCTGCCTGCCGATACCGCCGATCGTCGCGCATATCTGCGCACCAGCGAGATCGACGTGCTCGTCGCCGAGAACAATGTGATCAAGGAGACCTTCGAAGGCCTCACCTGGAACGACGATACCGCCACCGACGCCGGCCTGCGCTTCTTCGCAGCCCGCATCAACGATGCCGAGATCGGCTCGAAGCTGGTGACCGTGGTTCCGGCTGCGGGCGCGGGAACCGATTTTGCCGATGCTCCGCTCACCGCCAATGGCGGATGGCGAAGCCTCGGCGGCGGCAGCAACGGCAGCGCGCTCACCGATATGGCTCTGATCGGGGAGGATAATGGCCCCGGCAAACGCACCGGCATCCACGCGCTTGCCGAACGCGACGACATCGCGATGGTGGCGGTGCCGGGAGTCACGCTCGAGACGGTGCAGGCCGCGCTCATCACGCATGCCGAATTGCTGCGCTATCGCGTCGCGATGCTCGATTGCCCGCCGGGCGCCGCCGACGTCACCGAAGTCCAGGCCCATCGCAACAATTATGACAGCAAGTATGCGGCCTATTACGCGCCGTGGCTGCGCGCGCTGAACGACAAATCCGGACGGATCGAAAGCTTCCCGCCCGCGGCCTATGCGATGGGCATCTGCGCGCGCACCGACAATAGTGTCGGCGTCCACAAGGCTCCCGCGAACGAAGTGGTGCGCAACGTCGTCGACGTCGCCTTGCCCTTCACTGCCGCCGAACAGGACGTGCTCAATCCGGTGGGCGTGAACCTGATCCGCGACCTCACCCCGCGCGGCATCCGGCTCTGGGGCGCCCGGACGATTTCGTCCGATCAGGAGTGGAAATATCTGAATTTCCGCCGCCTTTTCATCTTCATCGAGCACTCGCTCGACATCGGCACGCAGTGGGTCGTGTTCGAACCCAATGCCCCGGCGCTGTGGAAGCGCGTGGTCGAGACGATCACGCCGTTCCTGGTCACCCAATGGAAGGCCGGCGCGCTGTTCGGGACGACGCCGGAAGAGGCCTTCTTCGTCCATTGCGACGAGACGACGATGACCCAGGACGACATCGATAACGGGCGCCTCGTCTGCGAGATTGGCCTCGCCCCCGTCGCCCCGGCCGAGTTCGTCATCTTCCGGATCGGCCAGTTCACTGCATCGACCAAGGCTTGA
- a CDS encoding phage tail protein, which yields MAVERPNKNPYSNFNFIVEFDGTEVAAFTEVTGLDSENTPIDYREGADATSAMRKIVGIETYPAVELKRGVTGNLVLWEWRKEVRDGGTTFPPVKQVTIKLLDEAHNRNAPAMTWSLTNAWPSKLTGPSLSAKGNDYAVEQLSLVHERLDIS from the coding sequence ATGGCTGTCGAACGTCCCAACAAGAACCCGTATTCGAACTTCAACTTCATCGTCGAATTCGACGGCACCGAAGTCGCGGCCTTCACCGAAGTGACCGGCCTCGACAGCGAGAACACGCCGATCGACTATCGCGAAGGCGCGGATGCGACCTCGGCGATGCGCAAGATCGTCGGTATCGAAACCTACCCCGCGGTGGAGCTCAAGCGGGGAGTCACCGGCAATCTCGTCTTGTGGGAGTGGCGCAAGGAAGTGCGCGATGGCGGCACGACGTTTCCACCGGTCAAGCAGGTCACCATCAAGCTGCTCGACGAGGCGCACAACCGCAACGCTCCCGCGATGACCTGGTCGCTGACCAACGCCTGGCCGAGCAAGCTCACCGGTCCGTCGCTCTCGGCCAAGGGCAACGACTATGCGGTCGAGCAGCTCAGCCTGGTGCACGAGCGGCTGGACATCAGCTGA